A portion of the Hoylesella buccalis ATCC 35310 genome contains these proteins:
- the lptB gene encoding LPS export ABC transporter ATP-binding protein, producing the protein MNEQRETEVPQQESESLVLRTEGLVKRYGKRTVANKVSYNVRQGEIVGLLGPNGAGKTTSFYMTTGLVIPNEGHVYLNEEEITEYPVYKRAQAGIGYLPQEASVFRKMSVEDNILSVLEMTKLSRQEQLDKLESLINEFRLNKVRKNKGDQLSGGERRRTEIARCLAIDPKFIMLDEPFAGVDPIAVEDIQHIVWRLKYRNIGILITDHNVQETLTITDRAYLLFEGKILFHGTPEELAANKIVREKYLGSNFILRKKDFQLIDEERRAREE; encoded by the coding sequence ATGAACGAGCAAAGAGAAACGGAAGTGCCACAACAGGAAAGCGAAAGCTTGGTACTGCGTACAGAAGGACTGGTAAAACGATATGGCAAACGTACGGTTGCCAACAAGGTGAGCTACAATGTGCGCCAAGGAGAGATTGTAGGTTTGTTGGGACCCAATGGTGCGGGAAAGACTACGTCGTTCTACATGACGACGGGCTTGGTGATTCCCAACGAGGGACACGTGTACCTCAACGAGGAGGAGATTACCGAATATCCCGTCTACAAGCGCGCACAGGCGGGCATCGGGTACCTGCCACAGGAGGCCAGCGTGTTCAGGAAAATGAGCGTGGAGGACAATATTCTATCGGTTCTGGAGATGACCAAACTGTCCCGCCAGGAACAGTTGGACAAGTTGGAGAGCCTAATTAACGAGTTCAGACTGAACAAAGTGCGCAAGAACAAGGGCGACCAACTGTCGGGAGGTGAGCGTCGACGCACGGAGATTGCCCGCTGCCTGGCCATTGACCCGAAGTTCATCATGCTCGACGAGCCATTTGCCGGCGTCGACCCTATTGCTGTAGAAGACATCCAGCACATTGTATGGCGACTGAAATACCGCAACATCGGCATTCTCATCACCGACCACAACGTACAGGAAACGCTGACCATCACCGACCGCGCCTATCTTTTGTTCGAGGGAAAAATCCTATTCCACGGCACACCAGAGGAACTGGCCGCCAACAAGATTGTACGAGAAAAATACTTAGGTAGCAACTTCATACTTCGCAAAAAAGATTTCCAACTCATTGACGAGGAACGAAGAGCAAGAGAAGAATAA
- the der gene encoding ribosome biogenesis GTPase Der, translating to MAKLVAIVGRPNVGKSTLFNRLTQSRKAIVSDTAGTTRDRQYGKCSWNGREFSVVDTGGWVVNSDDVFEDAIRRQVIVATEEADLVLFMVDVKNGLTDWDADVAQILRRTQLPVILVGNKVDNSAEYYTAAEFYRLGLGEPQCISAATGGGTGDLLDLVLEKLPADDKEALEEDIPRFAVVGRPNAGKSSLINAFIGEDRHIVTEIAGTTRDSIYTRFDKFGFDFYLVDTAGIRRKNKVSEDLEFYSVMRSIRSIENSDVCILMIDATRGIESQDMNIFQLIQKNHKSLVVVVNKWDLVEDKDHKVIKTFENAIRERMAPFADFPIIFASALTKQRIFKVLETAKQVYLNRKLRIGTSKLNEVMLPIIEETPPPSIKGKYIKIKYCTQLPNTQIPSFVFYANLPQYVKENYRRFLENKIRENWTLTGCPIHVFIRQK from the coding sequence ATGGCAAAATTAGTAGCAATCGTTGGACGTCCCAATGTAGGTAAGTCCACATTATTTAACCGTTTAACACAGTCGCGCAAGGCGATTGTAAGTGATACTGCCGGCACCACCCGCGACCGCCAGTATGGAAAATGTAGTTGGAACGGACGTGAATTCTCCGTGGTGGATACCGGAGGCTGGGTGGTCAACTCGGATGATGTCTTTGAAGATGCCATCCGCAGGCAGGTTATCGTGGCTACCGAAGAGGCCGACTTGGTGCTCTTCATGGTGGATGTGAAAAACGGATTGACTGACTGGGATGCCGATGTGGCGCAGATTTTACGTCGAACCCAGTTGCCCGTCATCCTGGTGGGCAACAAGGTAGACAACAGTGCCGAGTATTATACAGCGGCCGAGTTTTATCGGTTGGGCTTGGGCGAGCCACAGTGCATCAGTGCAGCCACAGGTGGCGGTACGGGTGATTTGCTGGATTTGGTGTTGGAAAAGCTGCCGGCTGATGACAAGGAAGCGCTGGAAGAAGACATTCCCCGTTTTGCCGTCGTGGGCCGACCCAATGCTGGCAAGAGCAGTCTCATCAACGCCTTCATCGGAGAGGATCGCCACATCGTGACCGAAATAGCAGGCACCACGCGTGACAGCATCTATACGCGGTTTGATAAGTTTGGATTTGACTTCTACCTGGTCGATACAGCCGGCATCCGTCGAAAGAATAAAGTTTCAGAAGATCTTGAGTTTTATTCGGTGATGCGCAGCATCCGTAGCATTGAGAATAGTGACGTGTGCATCCTCATGATTGATGCCACACGAGGCATCGAGTCGCAGGATATGAACATCTTCCAACTCATTCAGAAGAACCATAAGTCGTTGGTAGTGGTGGTTAACAAATGGGACTTGGTGGAGGACAAGGATCACAAGGTCATCAAGACCTTCGAGAACGCCATCCGTGAGCGCATGGCCCCATTCGCAGACTTCCCCATCATCTTCGCTTCTGCCCTCACCAAGCAGCGCATCTTCAAGGTACTGGAAACGGCCAAGCAGGTGTACCTCAACCGTAAGTTGCGCATCGGAACCTCTAAGCTTAACGAGGTGATGCTTCCCATCATCGAGGAAACACCGCCACCATCCATCAAGGGAAAATACATCAAGATAAAATATTGCACGCAGTTGCCCAACACGCAGATACCTTCGTTTGTGTTCTATGCCAATCTGCCTCAGTATGTGAAGGAGAATTATCGCCGTTTTCTGGAGAACAAGATACGCGAGAACTGGACGTTGACAGGCTGCCCCATCCATGTGTTCATTCGGCAGAAGTAA
- the era gene encoding GTPase Era, translating to MHKAGFVNIVGNPNVGKSTLMNQLVGERISIATFKAQTTRHRIMGIVNTDDMQIVFSDTPGVLKPNYKMQEYMLAFSESALADADILLYVTDVVEDPEKNADFLEKVRTMTIPVILVINKIDASNQKTVGQLVEKWHSLLPNAEILPISAANKFGVDMLLKRIQELLPDSPPYFDKDQLTDKPAKFFVSEIIREKILLYYDKEIPYSVEVRVEQFKESAKQIHINAVIYVERESQKGIIIGHQGVALKKVSTEARKTLEKFFDKKVYLETFVKVDKDWRSSQKELSSFGYNPE from the coding sequence ATGCACAAGGCAGGTTTTGTAAACATTGTGGGCAATCCAAACGTGGGCAAGTCTACGCTGATGAACCAGTTGGTGGGCGAGCGCATCTCCATTGCGACGTTCAAGGCCCAGACCACCCGGCATCGAATTATGGGAATCGTGAATACCGACGACATGCAGATTGTGTTCTCCGACACTCCCGGCGTGTTGAAACCCAATTACAAGATGCAGGAGTACATGCTGGCTTTCTCTGAATCGGCCCTGGCCGACGCTGACATCCTGTTGTATGTAACTGATGTGGTGGAAGACCCGGAGAAGAATGCCGACTTTCTTGAGAAGGTGAGGACGATGACCATTCCGGTTATCTTGGTCATCAACAAGATTGATGCGAGCAACCAAAAGACCGTTGGCCAGCTGGTGGAGAAGTGGCATTCGCTGCTGCCCAATGCCGAGATTCTTCCCATCTCCGCAGCCAATAAGTTTGGCGTGGACATGCTGCTCAAACGCATTCAGGAACTCCTTCCCGACAGTCCTCCTTATTTCGACAAGGACCAACTGACGGACAAGCCCGCCAAATTCTTTGTCAGTGAGATCATCCGCGAAAAGATTTTACTGTATTATGACAAGGAGATACCTTATTCGGTGGAGGTGAGGGTAGAGCAATTCAAGGAGTCAGCCAAGCAAATTCACATCAACGCGGTGATCTATGTGGAGCGCGAATCGCAGAAAGGCATCATCATCGGGCATCAGGGCGTGGCGCTGAAGAAGGTTAGCACCGAGGCGCGCAAGACCTTGGAGAAGTTTTTTGACAAGAAGGTGTACCTCGAAACCTTTGTCAAGGTAGACAAAGACTGGCGCAGCTCGCAGAAAGAACTTAGTAGCTTCGGGTATAATCCGGAGTGA